One genomic segment of Pseudomonas sp. p1(2021b) includes these proteins:
- a CDS encoding pilus assembly protein translates to MNELNQTYLAITRNEEDLQWLQGALTPLGQVIGANSGSLDELLALIDVTFSNLVFIGLDREQLVNQCALIEGVLEAKPMLAIVALGDGMDNQLVLHAMRAGARDFVAYGSRASEVAGLVRRLGKRLPTVVSNPNLGGLTVLYGAQAGADGALLTSHLARVVQESGQQTLLLDLGLPRGDSLALLGMEESFYFGDALRNLRRLDATLIDSAFARDKGGLRILAYADSDEPLQQTSAAELYMLLSALRQHFQHIVINLTGQTDSETLRTIVSHCDKLIVYTDQNILDCRRTLDVLEQWRDRGIKLEHAVLLVDRYLRNVAPDADALAKRYGLALLKALPYSPEVRLNAKNQGLSLFELAPREGLTQALRGLGERLARRSEKLPAPTFPWLRRLWGGK, encoded by the coding sequence ATGAACGAGCTGAACCAGACCTACCTGGCCATCACCCGCAACGAAGAGGACCTGCAGTGGCTGCAAGGTGCCCTGACCCCGCTGGGCCAGGTGATCGGCGCCAACAGCGGCAGCCTCGACGAGCTGCTGGCATTGATCGATGTGACCTTCAGCAACCTGGTGTTCATCGGCCTGGACCGCGAACAACTGGTCAACCAGTGCGCCTTGATCGAAGGCGTGCTGGAGGCCAAGCCGATGCTGGCGATCGTCGCCCTGGGCGATGGCATGGACAACCAGTTGGTACTGCACGCCATGCGTGCCGGCGCCCGCGACTTCGTGGCCTACGGCTCGCGCGCCAGCGAAGTGGCCGGGCTGGTGCGCCGGCTGGGCAAGCGGCTGCCGACGGTGGTCAGCAACCCCAACCTGGGTGGCCTTACGGTGCTCTATGGCGCCCAAGCGGGTGCCGATGGTGCATTGCTCACCTCCCACCTGGCGCGGGTGGTGCAGGAGAGCGGCCAGCAGACCCTGCTGCTGGACCTCGGCCTGCCGCGTGGTGACAGCCTGGCCTTGCTCGGGATGGAGGAGTCGTTCTACTTCGGCGACGCCTTGCGAAACCTACGGCGGCTCGATGCGACACTGATCGACAGTGCGTTCGCCCGCGACAAGGGCGGCCTGCGCATCCTGGCCTACGCCGACAGCGACGAGCCGCTGCAACAGACCAGCGCGGCCGAGCTGTACATGCTGCTCAGCGCCTTGCGCCAGCACTTCCAGCACATCGTGATCAACCTCACCGGGCAAACCGACAGCGAAACCTTGCGCACCATCGTCAGCCACTGCGACAAGCTGATCGTCTACACCGACCAGAACATCCTCGATTGCCGCCGCACCCTGGACGTGCTCGAGCAATGGCGCGATCGCGGCATCAAGCTGGAGCATGCGGTGCTGCTGGTGGATCGTTACCTGCGCAATGTGGCCCCTGATGCCGACGCCCTGGCCAAGCGCTATGGCCTGGCGCTGCTCAAGGCGTTGCCCTATAGCCCAGAGGTGCGCCTGAACGCCAAGAACCAGGGCCTGAGCCTGTTCGAGCTGGCCCCGCGCGAAGGCCTGACCCAGGCCCTGCGAGGCCTGGGCGAGCGCCTGGCACGGCGCTCCGAGAAGCTGCCGGCGCCGACCTTCCCCTGGCTGCGCCGGCTGTGGGGTGGCAAATGA
- a CDS encoding type II and III secretion system protein family protein, whose translation MRSIERIRRQLCQALPLMLAVPLAQAAANGCAAFGELPSVIEMDQGLQQELRLPVTITRVAIGEPKVADVQASGERAVLLTAVGPGNTSLMLWTACAPAPHRAMLFVKGRASADMAEGALLPSQDEQLPSQVQADIRFVEVQRSKYKEAGARLFFKGSNNSLIGSPGTVPVTGVSPGEVPINRPVIPLDNNVFNIVWGGGSSRFLAAINALENSGFAYTLARPSLTVLSGLTASFLAGGEIPIPVPSSGSDNVSIEYKEFGVRLALTPTVVSRDRITLKVAPEVSELDYTNAVNIAGTLVPGLKVRRTDTSISLADGESFIISGLVSSNTRSAVDKLPGLGNLPILGAFFRQSTLNREDTELLMIVTPHLVQPLAANARLPELPGERLRTYDPSWGQLFFLENGNFEGRSGLSR comes from the coding sequence ATGCGTAGTATCGAGCGGATACGTAGACAGTTGTGCCAGGCCCTGCCGTTGATGCTGGCGGTGCCTCTTGCCCAGGCGGCAGCCAATGGCTGTGCGGCGTTCGGCGAGTTGCCCTCGGTGATCGAGATGGACCAGGGCCTGCAGCAGGAGCTGCGCCTGCCGGTGACCATCACCCGGGTTGCCATCGGCGAGCCCAAGGTCGCGGACGTCCAGGCCAGCGGCGAGCGTGCCGTGCTCCTGACGGCGGTGGGGCCGGGCAACACCAGCCTGATGCTGTGGACTGCCTGCGCCCCCGCGCCGCACCGCGCCATGTTGTTCGTCAAGGGGCGGGCCAGTGCGGACATGGCCGAAGGCGCGCTGCTGCCGTCCCAGGACGAACAGTTGCCCAGCCAGGTACAGGCCGATATCCGCTTCGTCGAGGTGCAGCGTAGCAAGTACAAGGAAGCTGGGGCGCGGTTGTTCTTCAAGGGCTCCAACAACAGCCTGATCGGCTCGCCCGGCACCGTGCCGGTCACCGGCGTGAGCCCTGGCGAAGTGCCGATCAACCGCCCGGTGATCCCGCTCGACAACAACGTGTTCAACATCGTCTGGGGCGGAGGCAGCAGCCGCTTCCTGGCAGCGATCAACGCCCTGGAGAACAGTGGCTTCGCCTACACCCTGGCGCGCCCCAGCCTGACCGTGCTCAGCGGCCTGACCGCAAGCTTCCTGGCCGGCGGCGAGATCCCCATCCCGGTACCCAGCAGCGGCAGCGACAACGTCTCGATCGAATATAAGGAGTTCGGCGTGCGCCTGGCACTGACGCCCACGGTGGTCAGCCGCGACCGCATCACCTTGAAGGTAGCGCCGGAGGTCAGCGAGCTGGACTACACCAATGCCGTGAACATCGCCGGCACCCTGGTGCCGGGACTGAAGGTGCGGCGCACCGACACCAGCATTTCCCTGGCCGATGGCGAGAGCTTCATCATCAGTGGTCTGGTCAGCAGCAACACCCGTTCGGCCGTGGACAAGCTGCCCGGCCTTGGCAACCTGCCGATCCTGGGCGCGTTCTTCCGTCAGTCGACGCTCAACCGCGAAGACACCGAGCTGCTGATGATCGTCACCCCGCACCTGGTCCAGCCGCTGGCCGCCAATGCGCGCCTGCCGGAGCTGCCGGGCGAGCGCTTGCGCACCTACGACCCCAGCTGGGGCCAGCTGTTCTTCCTGGAAAACGGCAATTTCGAAGGCCGCAGCGGGTTATCGCGATGA